The Pelistega ratti genome window below encodes:
- a CDS encoding OmpA family protein, protein MKKSLLSVALLVALSACTTSKELGQPLEKWHNFTSSSVSTPQLEENQSQIVFFRQDDIQGPAVNVYINGNYQASLLPNAFTPVTVCAAKTLISSSFSTNAAFGNRTHGVNYTLPVGQTTFVKVIQDQRGQLTFVRVNEQEAQMVISQLPKENQTLSRVPAPEQCGEPVLANAELDASALFAFNKAGYNDILPNGKQEIISFARGIASLSGVSKLVVSGHTDPEGSVAYNQRLSQQRAETVKAALVNAGVGLPIEAVGYGKSQPVVTHCGALTGKAKQVCNQPNRRVEITVYGQQQ, encoded by the coding sequence ATGAAAAAAAGCCTACTTAGCGTGGCATTATTAGTAGCATTAAGTGCTTGCACAACGTCAAAAGAGTTAGGGCAACCACTTGAAAAGTGGCATAACTTTACCTCATCATCAGTAAGTACACCACAGCTTGAAGAAAACCAATCCCAAATCGTGTTCTTCCGTCAAGATGATATTCAAGGTCCAGCGGTGAATGTTTACATTAATGGTAATTACCAAGCCTCTTTATTACCGAATGCTTTTACACCTGTAACGGTTTGCGCTGCTAAAACATTGATAAGCTCATCTTTTAGTACAAATGCAGCGTTTGGTAATCGCACACATGGGGTGAACTACACCCTACCAGTAGGACAAACGACTTTTGTTAAAGTCATTCAAGATCAACGCGGTCAATTGACATTTGTACGTGTTAATGAGCAAGAAGCACAAATGGTGATTAGCCAATTACCCAAAGAAAATCAAACCCTATCACGTGTACCAGCCCCTGAGCAGTGTGGTGAGCCTGTGTTAGCCAATGCCGAATTAGATGCCAGTGCCTTATTTGCCTTTAATAAAGCAGGCTATAACGACATTCTTCCTAACGGAAAACAAGAAATTATTAGCTTTGCACGAGGGATTGCCTCATTAAGTGGGGTGAGTAAATTAGTTGTTAGTGGTCATACCGATCCAGAGGGTTCAGTCGCGTATAACCAACGTTTATCACAACAACGTGCCGAAACGGTTAAAGCAGCTTTAGTCAATGCAGGCGTTGGCTTACCAATTGAAGCGGTGGGTTATGGCAAAAGCCAACCAGTGGTAACACATTGCGGTGCATTAACAGGAAAAGCAAAACAAGTATGTAACCAGCCAAATCGCCGTGTTGAAATCACTGTTTACGGTCAACAACAGTAA